A stretch of the Nematostella vectensis chromosome 1, jaNemVect1.1, whole genome shotgun sequence genome encodes the following:
- the LOC116610202 gene encoding uncharacterized protein LOC116610202 isoform X3, with the protein MPIATRHDRLVKMAVQALSFYFRVAFAILLLETITVVSVCAEAGCSSQAVGISDSHVIPDNRFSATTIYDSRYHPYYARLNGSPGWCRSGSSTSEYLQIDLNAVFVVCGVATQGASYGTEWVTSYKVQFSMDNQAWSTYQETGTDKVFNGNTDGTTVVKNTLAVPTMARFIRFVPLSHNRDPTMRVEVYGTKPDVCKSSLGLMDDVIPDSAMSASSGSASAGRLYGNSSWCSTSSSVSEYLQVDLEGVRTVSGVATQGSHGEEKWVKTYNLQYSGDGTRWLTYDAATSNDFNFTGNVNKNVAMIKWLSHPIRARYVRIKPLTWNSAICLRADLFGDIECSCESLALGLGDNRVPSASITASSNNPNAVRARLGSTSGAWCAGSGDVSPYLQVDLGSSHMICAVATQGDPFADQWVQTYRIDCSDDGANWTSYRENNTTRKFNGNYDRNSIVRQVLYQAPAARYVRVVPISETGSKCLRLELYGHRLGSDCQSHAVGLQSTNMIPDHRFTSNSWYSSGWYPWYARLQTSKAWTPKVADRDNTYLQVDLGGLWRVCSVASQGYSTHSEWTKQYAIAHSVNNISWTPYNESGVQRVFTGNVDISNVVVGLLAHPPLARFIRFVPKAYEKYPTTRLDYRGLQSACASSLGVERGYILDSQMTSSSNAGAYTASAGRLYGGSSWCSSTSANTEYLQVDLGGVRTVTGVATQGSRTQSKWVTRYVIKYSFIGTEWSDVKDGGSIPRIFDGNEDHKTGRVNWFKVPIAAQFIRVHPQAVNGGNACMRIDFYGCTFVFLPGFESERQITLQASNGTHVSVPCLINGQPQPVDFKWYKNDTLMAGDTSSSITVTYRSAADVKHSYKCVHPDPNRRPVNCVQSYACSARYPLTLPSAGIARRAEIAVSVQLNVLAAPVVAVTRNMRSLTMQLTSLADDSTGPLTGYTVKYRTSGTWTTREILSSSQYELTGLVPYTSYTVQARGKSVVGLGLWNSAGSYTTLMADPDGKLIISQSTAATSSTAIRIQWTLSSDYRLNGQFKEYIVLYEYMASNGSNIIKSEKVTNINTQDLSLTPLKKFTNYTLTLRSSNTQYIGATSDARIVQTWEDGCQRSLQNWI; encoded by the exons TTGTTTCAGTTTGTGCGGAAGCTGGTTGCTCCAGTCAAGCGGTTGGCATTAGCGATAGTCACGTGATACCTGATAACAGATTTTCAGCTACGACAATATACGACAGCAGATACCATCCCTATTATGCTCGACTTAACGGTTCGCCTGGATGGTGTCGTAGTGGCAGTAGCACAAGTGAATATCTTCAAATCGACCTCAACGCCGTGTTCGTGGTGTGCGGTGTGGCTACGCAGGGCGCCTCATATGGGACAGAGTGGGTGACGTCATACAAAGTTCAGTTTTCCATGGATAATCAAGCGTGGTCAACATACCAGGAGACTGGGACCGACAAG GTATTCAATGGTAACACGGACGGAACGACAGTCGTCAAAAACACCCTCGCGGTTCCCACCATGGCGCGGTTCATCCGGTTTGTACCTTTAAGTCATAACAGGGACCCGACGATGCGCGTGGAGGTGTACGGCACTAAACCCGACG TGTGCAAGTCGTCGCTTGGTCTGatggatgacgtcatcccGGACTCAGCAATGTCGGCGTCATCGGGTTCAGCGTCCGCTGGCCGTCTATACGGCAACTCATCATGGTGTAGTACGTCATCGTCCGTCTCTGAGTATCTTCAGGTTGACCTGGAAGGGGTGAGGACGGTCTCAGGAGTAGCCACACAGGGGTCCCATGGGGAGGAAAAGTGGGTAAAGACTTATAACCTTCAGTACAGTGGTGATGGGACACGATGGCTGACTTATGATGCTGCCACCAGCAATGACTTC AACTTCACGGGTAACGTCAACAAGAATGTTGCGATGATCAAATGGCTCAGTCatccaatcagagcgcgctaCGTCAGAATCAAGCCGCTGACCTGGAATAGCGCAATCTGTTTACGAGCAGACCTGTTTGGAGACATCGAATGCT CGTGTGAGAGTCTGGCTCTAGGACTCGGTGACAATCGCGTACCTAGCGCAAGTATCACCGCCTCATCAAACAACCCAAATGCCGTACGCGCAAGACTGGGCTCTACAAGCGGTGCATGGTGTGCGGGCTCAGGTGACGTATCGCCATACCTGCAGGTGGATCTTGGATCAAGTCACATGATCTGCGCCGTAGCTACACAAGGTGATCCGTTCGCTGACCAGTGGGTACAGACTTATCGGATTGATTGCTCGGATGATGGAGCGAACTGGACAAGTTATAGAGAAAATAACACCACTAGG AAGTTTAACGGTAATTACGACAGAAACTCGATCGTGCGTCAAGTACTGTACCAAGCCCCCGCCGCCAGATACGTCCGCGTGGTGCCAATTTCGGAGACTGGGTCAAAGTGTCTACGGTTGGAGCTGTACGGTCACCGACTAGGATCAG ATTGTCAGTCTCACGCAGTCGGCCTTCAGAGCACAAATATGATTCCTGATCATCGCTTCACCAGCAATTCATGGTATAGTAGCGGCTGGTATCCCTGGTATGCAAGACTACAAACATCAAAGGCTTGGACACCAAAAGTTGCCGATAGAGACAATACATATCTCCAAGTTGACCTGGGAGGTCTGTGGCGCGTGTGCTCTGTGGCCTCTCAAGGGTACAGCACCCACTCGGAGTGGACCAAGCAGTACGCTATCGCGCATTCTGTCAATAATATCAGTTGGACGCCATACAATGAGTCTGGTGTACAGAGG GTGTTTACTGGAAATGTTGACATATCAAATGTAGTGGTAGGACTGCTCGCCCATCCACCACTGGCCAGATTCATCCGGTTTGTTCCAAAAGCATACGAAAAATACCCAACAACAAGACTGGATTACCGCGGATTACAGTCAG CTTGTGCATCATCACTCGGAGTGGAGCGCGGCTACATCCTTGACtcacagatgacgtcatcaagcaATGCTGGCGCGTACACGGCATCCGCTGGCCGACTGTACGGCGGCTCATCTTGGTGCAGTTCCACATCAGCCAACACTGAGTATCTTCAGGTTGATCTTGGAGGGGTGAGGACGGTCACTGGAGTGGCCACACAGGGTTCCCGCACTCAAAGCAAGTGGGTCACGCGATACGTAATCAAGTACAGCTTCATTGGAACCGAGTGGAGCGACGTCAAGGATGGCGG gtctataccaagg ATATTTGACGGCAACGAGGATCACAaaacagggcgtgttaactggTTTAAGGTCCCCATCGCTGCACAATTCATCAGGGTTCACCCTCAGGCAGTGAATGGCGGCAACGCCTGCATGAGAATAGACTTTTATGGCTGCACTTTTG TATTTTTGCCTGGTTTTGAATCTGAAAGACAAATCACTCTCCAGGCATCAAACGGTACACACGTGTCTGTACCCTGTCTGATAAACGGACAACCGCAGCCCGTTGATTTTAAATGGTACAAAAATGATACCTTGATGGCTGGGGATACTTCAAGCAGTATCACCGTAACGTACCGCTCAGCAGCTGACGTGAAACACAGCTACAAATGTGTTCATCCAGACCCGAACCGCCGACCTGTTAATTGTGTCCAGTCGTACGCATGCTCTGCAAGGTATCCGCTGACTCTACCAAGTGCAGGCATAGCCAGACGTGCTGAGATAGCGGTCTCTGTCCAGCTAA ATGTTTTGGCAGCACCAGTAGTAGCTGTAACAAGGAATATGCGCTCACTTACAATGCAGCTGACGTCATTAGCAGACGACTCGACAGGACCACTGACCGGTTATACCGTTAAGTACCGGACGAGTGGAACATGGACTACACGTGAGATCCTCTCGTCGTCACAATACGAGTTGACTGGTCTTGTGCCGTACACGAGCTACACGGTGCAGGCGAGAGGGAAGAGTGTGGTTGGGCTCGGGTTGTGGAATTCAGCGGGTTCCTACACCACTCTCATGGCAG ATCCAGATGGAAAACTTATAATTTCTCAATCGACGGCTGCAACATCATCCACCGCAATACGGATACAATGGACG CTCTCCTCTGACTACCGACTAAACGGGCAATTTAAGGAATACATAGTACTATACGAGTACATGGCTAGCAATGGAAGTAATATtataaaatcagaaaaagtgaCAAACATCAACACGCAAGACCTTTCCTTGACCCCGCTCAAAAAATTCACCAATTACACCCTTACCCTTCGCTCAAGTAACACTCAGTACATCGGAGCtacaagtgacgcgcgtattgtacagacctgggaggacg
- the LOC116610202 gene encoding uncharacterized protein LOC116610202 isoform X2, with the protein MPIATRHDRLVKMAVQALSFYFRVAFAILLLETITVVSVCAEAGCSSQAVGISDSHVIPDNRFSATTIYDSRYHPYYARLNGSPGWCRSGSSTSEYLQIDLNAVFVVCGVATQGASYGTEWVTSYKVQFSMDNQAWSTYQETGTDKVFNGNTDGTTVVKNTLAVPTMARFIRFVPLSHNRDPTMRVEVYGTKPDVCKSSLGLMDDVIPDSAMSASSGSASAGRLYGNSSWCSTSSSVSEYLQVDLEGVRTVSGVATQGSHGEEKWVKTYNLQYSGDGTRWLTYDAATSNDFNFTGNVNKNVAMIKWLSHPIRARYVRIKPLTWNSAICLRADLFGDIECSCESLALGLGDNRVPSASITASSNNPNAVRARLGSTSGAWCAGSGDVSPYLQVDLGSSHMICAVATQGDPFADQWVQTYRIDCSDDGANWTSYRENNTTRKFNGNYDRNSIVRQVLYQAPAARYVRVVPISETGSKCLRLELYGHRLGSDCQSHAVGLQSTNMIPDHRFTSNSWYSSGWYPWYARLQTSKAWTPKVADRDNTYLQVDLGGLWRVCSVASQGYSTHSEWTKQYAIAHSVNNISWTPYNESGVQRVFTGNVDISNVVVGLLAHPPLARFIRFVPKAYEKYPTTRLDYRGLQSACASSLGVERGYILDSQMTSSSNAGAYTASAGRLYGGSSWCSSTSANTEYLQVDLGGVRTVTGVATQGSRTQSKWVTRYVIKYSFIGTEWSDVKDGGSIPRIFDGNEDHKTGRVNWFKVPIAAQFIRVHPQAVNGGNACMRIDFYGCTFVFLPGFESERQITLQASNGTHVSVPCLINGQPQPVDFKWYKNDTLMAGDTSSSITVTYRSAADVKHSYKCVHPDPNRRPVNCVQSYACSARYPLTLPSAGIARRAEIAVSVQLNVLAAPVVAVTRNMRSLTMQLTSLADDSTGPLTGYTVKYRTSGTWTTREILSSSQYELTGLVPYTSYTVQARGKSVVGLGLWNSAGSYTTLMADPDGKLIISQSTAATSSTAIRIQWTLSSDYRLNGQFKEYIVLYEYMASNGSNIIKSEKVTNINTQDLSLTPLKKFTNYTLTLRSSNTQYIGATSDARIVQTWEDGDDVNVHPCHVVNSSRDLYERDSP; encoded by the exons TTGTTTCAGTTTGTGCGGAAGCTGGTTGCTCCAGTCAAGCGGTTGGCATTAGCGATAGTCACGTGATACCTGATAACAGATTTTCAGCTACGACAATATACGACAGCAGATACCATCCCTATTATGCTCGACTTAACGGTTCGCCTGGATGGTGTCGTAGTGGCAGTAGCACAAGTGAATATCTTCAAATCGACCTCAACGCCGTGTTCGTGGTGTGCGGTGTGGCTACGCAGGGCGCCTCATATGGGACAGAGTGGGTGACGTCATACAAAGTTCAGTTTTCCATGGATAATCAAGCGTGGTCAACATACCAGGAGACTGGGACCGACAAG GTATTCAATGGTAACACGGACGGAACGACAGTCGTCAAAAACACCCTCGCGGTTCCCACCATGGCGCGGTTCATCCGGTTTGTACCTTTAAGTCATAACAGGGACCCGACGATGCGCGTGGAGGTGTACGGCACTAAACCCGACG TGTGCAAGTCGTCGCTTGGTCTGatggatgacgtcatcccGGACTCAGCAATGTCGGCGTCATCGGGTTCAGCGTCCGCTGGCCGTCTATACGGCAACTCATCATGGTGTAGTACGTCATCGTCCGTCTCTGAGTATCTTCAGGTTGACCTGGAAGGGGTGAGGACGGTCTCAGGAGTAGCCACACAGGGGTCCCATGGGGAGGAAAAGTGGGTAAAGACTTATAACCTTCAGTACAGTGGTGATGGGACACGATGGCTGACTTATGATGCTGCCACCAGCAATGACTTC AACTTCACGGGTAACGTCAACAAGAATGTTGCGATGATCAAATGGCTCAGTCatccaatcagagcgcgctaCGTCAGAATCAAGCCGCTGACCTGGAATAGCGCAATCTGTTTACGAGCAGACCTGTTTGGAGACATCGAATGCT CGTGTGAGAGTCTGGCTCTAGGACTCGGTGACAATCGCGTACCTAGCGCAAGTATCACCGCCTCATCAAACAACCCAAATGCCGTACGCGCAAGACTGGGCTCTACAAGCGGTGCATGGTGTGCGGGCTCAGGTGACGTATCGCCATACCTGCAGGTGGATCTTGGATCAAGTCACATGATCTGCGCCGTAGCTACACAAGGTGATCCGTTCGCTGACCAGTGGGTACAGACTTATCGGATTGATTGCTCGGATGATGGAGCGAACTGGACAAGTTATAGAGAAAATAACACCACTAGG AAGTTTAACGGTAATTACGACAGAAACTCGATCGTGCGTCAAGTACTGTACCAAGCCCCCGCCGCCAGATACGTCCGCGTGGTGCCAATTTCGGAGACTGGGTCAAAGTGTCTACGGTTGGAGCTGTACGGTCACCGACTAGGATCAG ATTGTCAGTCTCACGCAGTCGGCCTTCAGAGCACAAATATGATTCCTGATCATCGCTTCACCAGCAATTCATGGTATAGTAGCGGCTGGTATCCCTGGTATGCAAGACTACAAACATCAAAGGCTTGGACACCAAAAGTTGCCGATAGAGACAATACATATCTCCAAGTTGACCTGGGAGGTCTGTGGCGCGTGTGCTCTGTGGCCTCTCAAGGGTACAGCACCCACTCGGAGTGGACCAAGCAGTACGCTATCGCGCATTCTGTCAATAATATCAGTTGGACGCCATACAATGAGTCTGGTGTACAGAGG GTGTTTACTGGAAATGTTGACATATCAAATGTAGTGGTAGGACTGCTCGCCCATCCACCACTGGCCAGATTCATCCGGTTTGTTCCAAAAGCATACGAAAAATACCCAACAACAAGACTGGATTACCGCGGATTACAGTCAG CTTGTGCATCATCACTCGGAGTGGAGCGCGGCTACATCCTTGACtcacagatgacgtcatcaagcaATGCTGGCGCGTACACGGCATCCGCTGGCCGACTGTACGGCGGCTCATCTTGGTGCAGTTCCACATCAGCCAACACTGAGTATCTTCAGGTTGATCTTGGAGGGGTGAGGACGGTCACTGGAGTGGCCACACAGGGTTCCCGCACTCAAAGCAAGTGGGTCACGCGATACGTAATCAAGTACAGCTTCATTGGAACCGAGTGGAGCGACGTCAAGGATGGCGG gtctataccaagg ATATTTGACGGCAACGAGGATCACAaaacagggcgtgttaactggTTTAAGGTCCCCATCGCTGCACAATTCATCAGGGTTCACCCTCAGGCAGTGAATGGCGGCAACGCCTGCATGAGAATAGACTTTTATGGCTGCACTTTTG TATTTTTGCCTGGTTTTGAATCTGAAAGACAAATCACTCTCCAGGCATCAAACGGTACACACGTGTCTGTACCCTGTCTGATAAACGGACAACCGCAGCCCGTTGATTTTAAATGGTACAAAAATGATACCTTGATGGCTGGGGATACTTCAAGCAGTATCACCGTAACGTACCGCTCAGCAGCTGACGTGAAACACAGCTACAAATGTGTTCATCCAGACCCGAACCGCCGACCTGTTAATTGTGTCCAGTCGTACGCATGCTCTGCAAGGTATCCGCTGACTCTACCAAGTGCAGGCATAGCCAGACGTGCTGAGATAGCGGTCTCTGTCCAGCTAA ATGTTTTGGCAGCACCAGTAGTAGCTGTAACAAGGAATATGCGCTCACTTACAATGCAGCTGACGTCATTAGCAGACGACTCGACAGGACCACTGACCGGTTATACCGTTAAGTACCGGACGAGTGGAACATGGACTACACGTGAGATCCTCTCGTCGTCACAATACGAGTTGACTGGTCTTGTGCCGTACACGAGCTACACGGTGCAGGCGAGAGGGAAGAGTGTGGTTGGGCTCGGGTTGTGGAATTCAGCGGGTTCCTACACCACTCTCATGGCAG ATCCAGATGGAAAACTTATAATTTCTCAATCGACGGCTGCAACATCATCCACCGCAATACGGATACAATGGACG CTCTCCTCTGACTACCGACTAAACGGGCAATTTAAGGAATACATAGTACTATACGAGTACATGGCTAGCAATGGAAGTAATATtataaaatcagaaaaagtgaCAAACATCAACACGCAAGACCTTTCCTTGACCCCGCTCAAAAAATTCACCAATTACACCCTTACCCTTCGCTCAAGTAACACTCAGTACATCGGAGCtacaagtgacgcgcgtattgtacagacctgggaggacg